One segment of Rhodanobacter thiooxydans DNA contains the following:
- the recJ gene encoding single-stranded-DNA-specific exonuclease RecJ, whose protein sequence is MSALQLRRRESRGAPTGWPDSVHPVLQQVYAARGVLEPGQAEHRLARMLSPQLLGGMAQAVELLVEAIRDDWSILIAGDYDCDGASGTAVAVRGLRLLGAKRVDYAIPNRFAHGYGLSPAFVASLQPTPQLIVTVDNGVASVAGVAAAKARGIRVIVTDHHLPGERLPACDAMVNPNLTGDPFPSKVLAGVGVMFYLLLALRAKLYPSDHPDREDQEAAIHGRTVQKSRRPDLSGLLDLVALGTVADLVPLDFNNRVLVEAGLQRMRGGRACAGIAALVEAGKRSMATLCSTDLAFTVGPRLNAAGRLEDMRLGVACLLTDDVAQAHRYAGQLDAINRERRDLQASMVAEAELMVAGLGHVDAVGVALFEPSWHAGVVGLVASKLKERLHRPVIAFAPASEDDSNHLRGSARSIPGFHIRDALAAIDARQPGLIERFGGHAMAAGLSLKASDYPRFAAAFDAVARELIEPERLQAVLYTDGELPPGTATLVLARQLREAGPWGQAFPEPLFDNLFECASWKLMGGCHLRLQLRDPRDGAVHDAVMFNAYHGQPPPPRLRAAYELTINDWQGRESPRLLLRHIEPA, encoded by the coding sequence TTGAGCGCGCTGCAATTGCGCCGGCGCGAAAGCCGGGGTGCTCCGACCGGCTGGCCGGATTCGGTGCATCCGGTGCTGCAGCAGGTCTACGCCGCGCGTGGCGTGCTGGAACCCGGCCAGGCCGAACACCGGCTGGCGCGGATGCTGTCGCCGCAGTTGCTGGGCGGCATGGCGCAGGCCGTCGAGCTGCTGGTCGAGGCGATCCGCGACGACTGGTCGATCCTGATCGCCGGCGACTACGACTGCGATGGCGCCTCCGGCACTGCGGTGGCGGTGCGCGGGCTGCGTCTGCTCGGCGCAAAGCGGGTCGATTACGCGATCCCGAATCGTTTCGCCCACGGCTACGGCCTGAGTCCGGCCTTCGTCGCCTCGCTGCAGCCGACGCCGCAACTGATCGTCACCGTCGACAACGGCGTGGCCAGCGTGGCGGGCGTTGCGGCGGCGAAGGCACGCGGTATCCGTGTGATCGTCACCGACCACCACCTGCCCGGCGAGCGGTTGCCGGCCTGCGACGCGATGGTGAATCCGAACCTGACCGGCGACCCGTTCCCCAGCAAGGTGCTGGCCGGCGTGGGCGTGATGTTCTACCTGCTACTGGCCTTGCGCGCGAAGCTTTATCCCAGCGATCATCCTGATCGCGAAGATCAAGAAGCGGCCATCCATGGCCGCACTGTTCAAAAGAGCCGGCGTCCCGATCTTTCGGGCTTGCTCGACCTGGTCGCGCTGGGCACGGTGGCCGACCTGGTGCCGCTGGATTTCAACAATCGCGTGCTGGTCGAGGCCGGCCTGCAGCGCATGCGTGGCGGTCGTGCCTGCGCCGGCATTGCCGCGCTGGTCGAGGCCGGCAAACGCAGCATGGCGACGCTGTGCTCCACCGACCTGGCCTTCACCGTCGGGCCGAGGCTGAACGCGGCGGGGCGGCTGGAAGACATGCGCCTGGGCGTGGCCTGCCTGCTCACCGACGACGTGGCGCAGGCTCACCGTTATGCCGGACAGCTCGACGCGATCAATCGCGAACGGCGCGACCTGCAGGCGTCGATGGTGGCCGAGGCCGAGCTGATGGTGGCTGGCCTGGGGCATGTCGATGCGGTCGGCGTGGCGCTGTTCGAGCCGTCCTGGCACGCCGGGGTGGTCGGCCTTGTCGCCTCGAAACTGAAGGAACGCCTGCATCGCCCGGTGATCGCGTTCGCCCCCGCCAGCGAGGACGACAGCAACCACCTGCGCGGCTCGGCGCGCTCGATTCCCGGCTTCCACATCCGCGACGCGCTGGCCGCGATCGACGCGCGTCAGCCCGGCCTGATCGAGCGTTTCGGCGGTCATGCGATGGCGGCGGGGCTGAGCTTGAAAGCCAGCGACTATCCACGTTTTGCCGCCGCCTTCGACGCGGTGGCGCGCGAACTGATCGAGCCCGAGCGCCTGCAGGCGGTGCTCTACACCGACGGCGAACTACCGCCTGGCACCGCCACGCTGGTGCTGGCGCGGCAACTGCGTGAAGCCGGCCCGTGGGGCCAGGCCTTCCCCGAACCGCTGTTCGACAACCTGTTCGAGTGCGCCAGCTGGAAGCTGATGGGCGGGTGCCACCTGCGCCTGCAGCTACGCGACCCGCGCGACGGCGCCGTGCACGACGCGGTGATGTTTAACGCGTACCACGGCCAGCCGCCACCGCCGCGGCTGCGCGCCGCCTATGAGCTGACCATCAACGACTGGCAGGGCCGCGAAAGTCCGCGTCTGTTGCTGCGCCATATCGAGCCGGCCTGA
- a CDS encoding STAS/SEC14 domain-containing protein codes for MIAQIEGLPPGTLGFRAHGQVTAADYESIIVPDIEAAFALNRKLRLLYVTADDFTGFDPGAMWDDAKLGMRHFSGWDRVALVTDVVWLRGTAIAFSFAIPAQFRLFHGVDIEEATRWITAI; via the coding sequence GTGATCGCACAGATCGAAGGATTGCCGCCCGGCACATTGGGCTTCCGCGCCCACGGACAGGTCACGGCAGCGGATTACGAAAGCATCATCGTGCCGGACATCGAGGCGGCGTTCGCACTGAACCGCAAGCTGCGCCTGTTGTATGTCACCGCCGACGACTTCACCGGTTTCGACCCCGGCGCGATGTGGGACGACGCCAAGCTGGGCATGCGCCACTTCAGCGGTTGGGATCGCGTGGCGCTGGTCACCGATGTGGTCTGGCTGCGAGGCACCGCCATCGCCTTCAGCTTTGCCATCCCGGCGCAGTTCCGCCTGTTCCACGGTGTGGACATCGAGGAAGCCACGCGCTGGATCACGGCCATCTGA
- a CDS encoding PEP/pyruvate-binding domain-containing protein → MTQLFAFTDPQAAEHAVSGGKGANLARAAQHLPVPPGIVIGSEVYREFVAPLHEAIRHVLDDAALDHAARSERIQALLLAQPLPSSLRGELAAKMEAFGLVDTPVAVRSSGTLEDLPGAAFAGQHDTLLGIRGVDAALDAIRRCYASLWNAHVLPYRERMGLNHLDAAMAVVVQKMVLVNEREAAGVAFSIDPVRGALDQVLINAAFGLGETVVGGEEPVDEYCLKRSDMSEVEAVIAEKPQALVTDATGGTRHVTLSAEQAYTPALDEAQRRAVAQLALAAEQHFGFPQDIEWAWQDGTLYLLQSRAVTRIPPRWTRDESAERFPTPVTPLTWDLCEAGFHASLNHSFKLMGLPPFGDKWFAMRDYYIYGNQNAVELYSGRTPAKMLKDVESIRAALPQIAAQFAWVQELPVRWMRDLDTYLLGIGALMRESLDGRPLNELWDYVLRINALGASYFLPNIAISLTQRTLYLALQQMLRLALPAEQAQQVFDQLLAVTDTKTGQVNAELWSLSRLVRMDATLHARLRSEPSIELLEELPQYPAFHAEFQRFLARHGHRELDFDAYHPTWVEAPQIVLDQLKMLVDRPDEDRAAAELRQKAAQSAMEHTVLDHAPEELRYLVHEVIRLARTYTALDDLEHYQTTRLHLPFRRGLKAIGMQLVERGVLADPMDVYFVPLAILDNALRSDELAPITLAATRHKTGYLAACARTPDWIFGEAEPVVVDGSSVLKGLGGSPGIVEGEVFVVRGPEDFPHFPKDAILVARTTNPAWTPLFYQARGVITESGGPLSHGAVTARELGLPAVMSVRHVMRLLGNGQRVRIDGRNGTVEILRWP, encoded by the coding sequence ATGACCCAGCTCTTCGCGTTCACCGATCCGCAGGCTGCCGAGCATGCCGTCAGCGGCGGCAAGGGCGCCAACCTGGCGCGCGCCGCGCAGCACCTGCCGGTGCCGCCGGGCATCGTGATCGGTAGCGAGGTCTATCGCGAGTTCGTGGCGCCGCTGCATGAGGCGATCCGCCACGTGCTGGACGATGCCGCGCTCGACCACGCCGCGCGCAGCGAGCGCATCCAGGCGCTGCTGCTGGCGCAGCCGTTGCCGTCGTCGCTGCGCGGCGAATTGGCCGCGAAGATGGAAGCATTCGGACTGGTCGATACGCCGGTGGCGGTGCGTTCTTCCGGCACGTTGGAGGATCTACCCGGCGCCGCGTTCGCCGGCCAGCACGACACCTTGCTGGGCATCCGCGGCGTCGATGCCGCGCTCGACGCGATCCGCCGCTGCTACGCCTCGCTGTGGAACGCGCACGTGCTGCCGTACCGCGAACGGATGGGGCTTAACCACCTGGATGCGGCGATGGCCGTGGTGGTGCAGAAGATGGTGCTGGTGAACGAACGCGAGGCCGCCGGCGTGGCGTTCTCGATCGATCCGGTGCGCGGCGCACTGGACCAGGTGCTGATCAACGCCGCGTTCGGCCTCGGCGAAACGGTGGTCGGCGGCGAGGAGCCGGTCGACGAGTACTGCCTCAAGCGCAGCGACATGAGCGAGGTCGAGGCGGTGATCGCCGAGAAGCCGCAAGCGCTGGTGACCGATGCCACCGGCGGTACCCGCCACGTGACGTTGTCGGCCGAACAGGCCTATACCCCTGCCCTCGACGAAGCACAACGCCGCGCGGTGGCGCAGCTGGCGCTGGCCGCCGAGCAGCACTTCGGTTTCCCGCAGGACATCGAATGGGCGTGGCAGGACGGCACGCTGTACCTGCTGCAGTCGCGCGCGGTGACGCGCATCCCGCCGCGCTGGACCCGCGACGAATCGGCCGAGCGTTTCCCCACGCCGGTCACGCCGCTGACCTGGGACCTGTGCGAAGCCGGCTTCCACGCCTCGCTCAACCACAGCTTCAAGCTGATGGGCCTGCCGCCGTTCGGCGACAAGTGGTTCGCGATGCGCGACTACTACATCTACGGCAACCAGAACGCGGTCGAACTCTACAGCGGCCGCACGCCGGCGAAGATGCTCAAGGACGTGGAAAGCATCCGCGCCGCGCTGCCGCAGATCGCCGCGCAGTTCGCCTGGGTGCAGGAACTGCCGGTACGCTGGATGCGCGACCTGGACACCTACCTGCTCGGCATCGGCGCCCTGATGCGCGAGTCGCTGGACGGTCGCCCGCTGAACGAGCTGTGGGATTACGTGTTGCGCATCAACGCGCTGGGCGCCAGCTACTTCCTGCCCAACATCGCCATCTCGCTGACCCAGCGCACGCTGTACCTGGCCCTGCAGCAGATGCTGCGACTGGCGCTGCCGGCCGAGCAGGCGCAGCAGGTGTTCGACCAGTTGCTGGCGGTCACCGACACCAAGACCGGCCAGGTCAATGCCGAGCTGTGGTCGCTGTCGCGACTGGTGCGGATGGATGCCACCCTGCACGCGCGGCTGCGCAGCGAACCCAGCATCGAACTGCTGGAAGAACTGCCGCAGTACCCTGCGTTCCACGCCGAGTTCCAGCGCTTCCTGGCTCGCCATGGTCATCGCGAACTGGATTTCGACGCCTACCACCCGACCTGGGTCGAGGCGCCACAGATCGTGCTGGACCAGCTGAAGATGCTGGTCGATCGCCCCGACGAGGATCGTGCAGCCGCCGAGTTGCGCCAGAAGGCTGCGCAATCAGCGATGGAGCACACCGTACTCGATCACGCGCCGGAGGAACTGCGCTACCTGGTGCACGAGGTGATCCGGCTGGCCCGCACCTACACCGCACTGGACGATCTGGAGCATTACCAGACCACCCGCCTGCATCTGCCGTTCCGCCGCGGGTTGAAGGCGATCGGCATGCAGCTGGTCGAGCGCGGCGTGCTGGCCGATCCGATGGACGTCTATTTCGTGCCGCTGGCGATCCTGGACAACGCACTGCGCAGCGACGAACTGGCCCCGATCACGCTCGCCGCGACCCGACACAAGACCGGTTACCTGGCCGCCTGCGCGCGCACGCCGGACTGGATCTTCGGCGAGGCGGAACCGGTCGTGGTCGACGGCAGCAGCGTGCTCAAGGGCCTCGGCGGCAGCCCCGGCATCGTCGAAGGCGAAGTGTTCGTGGTGCGCGGCCCGGAAGACTTTCCGCACTTTCCGAAAGACGCAATCCTGGTCGCGCGCACCACCAACCCGGCATGGACGCCGCTGTTCTACCAGGCACGCGGGGTGATCACCGAAAGCGGCGGCCCGCTGTCGCACGGCGCGGTGACCGCACGCGAACTGGGCCTGCCGGCCGTGATGAGCGTGCGCCACGTGATGCGCCTGCTCGGCAACGGCCAGCGCGTGCGCATCGATGGTCGAAACGGTACCGTGGAGATTCTCAGATGGCCGTGA
- a CDS encoding phosphatase PAP2 family protein — protein sequence MNTSRIARWISHAFAAELLLILVFGSLGAWRLDDANLHAASVLGGIAWLLLLAATWAAPGSGWASWKGTLQFVACWLIFPLFKAIREVFIQHTADATLLALDRDLWGGRSLPEHLLGWERPWLSELLSSGYFLFYFVVLLPAIVFSVRRRSPEAKAFFLGLTLMYLVGFAGYLLVPAGGPYMAFPEVFPYPVHGGAMTALLAGVVKAGITGMDVFPSLHSGIGVYVLGFFALGGYRRIALLLTPIILALLLATLYLRYHYGIDVLCGIALAAAVLAFVQRYRKENLA from the coding sequence ATGAACACGTCGCGTATCGCGCGCTGGATCAGCCACGCCTTCGCCGCCGAGTTACTACTCATTCTCGTGTTCGGAAGCTTGGGCGCCTGGCGACTGGACGACGCCAATCTGCACGCCGCCAGCGTGCTTGGCGGCATCGCCTGGCTGCTGTTGCTGGCCGCCACGTGGGCTGCGCCCGGCAGTGGCTGGGCAAGCTGGAAAGGCACGCTGCAGTTCGTCGCCTGCTGGCTGATCTTTCCGTTGTTCAAGGCGATCCGCGAGGTGTTCATCCAGCACACCGCCGACGCGACGCTGCTGGCGCTGGATCGTGATCTGTGGGGTGGCCGCAGCCTGCCGGAACACCTGCTGGGCTGGGAACGGCCGTGGCTGTCGGAGCTGCTCAGCAGCGGCTACTTCCTGTTCTATTTCGTGGTGCTGCTGCCAGCGATCGTGTTCAGCGTGCGCCGCCGCAGCCCCGAGGCGAAGGCGTTTTTCCTCGGCCTGACCCTGATGTATCTGGTCGGCTTTGCCGGCTATCTGCTGGTGCCCGCCGGCGGACCCTACATGGCGTTTCCCGAGGTGTTTCCCTATCCCGTGCACGGCGGCGCGATGACCGCCCTGCTGGCTGGTGTGGTCAAGGCTGGCATCACCGGCATGGACGTGTTCCCCAGCCTGCACAGCGGCATCGGCGTGTATGTGCTGGGCTTCTTCGCGCTGGGCGGTTATCGGCGCATCGCGCTGCTGCTGACGCCGATCATCCTGGCCTTGCTACTGGCCACGCTGTACCTGCGCTATCACTATGGCATCGACGTGCTGTGCGGGATCGCCCTCGCCGCTGCGGTGCTCGCCTTCGTCCAGCGTTACCGCAAGGAAAACCTCGCATGA
- a CDS encoding 1-acyl-sn-glycerol-3-phosphate acyltransferase, giving the protein MSARSRTDPAPMPAGGRSLRWWIPLLAGLLRGFYFGRIRIVGAHQQPVPRRRGRLIVSSHRNGAIDGYTVLRVFPGVQGLVSVQLLRHPLLRWMFDGITVVRDKDHERYGTRRAAFAHPVDAGCAQLRAGGDLVIFPEGSSEWGWRPLPYQRGAARIARTLLDEGVSLEVLPLGLHYQAPDRFRSRVEALVGVPVTLPARDADESDRDWERRIHQSIAAALDAVSVNCPNLEAFAAAEAWATVRAAAGESYALALIDAQQHPQAPPPPQPRTRSWPWDWLVVAAFILLAAPVLLAGRFAGGKADARNTVSFFRIVGGLLVAVVWLPCLLLMTWFWPWPLLALWLLAALGWWRWPRVMHRGNP; this is encoded by the coding sequence ATGTCTGCCCGCTCCCGCACCGACCCGGCACCGATGCCCGCCGGAGGGCGGTCGCTGCGCTGGTGGATTCCACTGCTGGCCGGGTTGCTGCGCGGGTTCTATTTCGGCCGCATCCGCATTGTCGGTGCCCATCAGCAACCCGTGCCGCGACGCCGCGGCCGGCTGATCGTCAGCAGCCATCGCAACGGGGCGATCGACGGCTACACCGTGCTACGCGTGTTCCCTGGGGTGCAGGGACTGGTCTCGGTCCAGTTGCTGCGGCATCCGCTGCTGCGCTGGATGTTCGACGGCATCACGGTGGTGCGCGACAAGGATCACGAACGCTACGGCACCCGGCGCGCTGCGTTCGCCCATCCCGTCGACGCCGGCTGCGCCCAATTGCGTGCGGGCGGCGATCTGGTGATCTTTCCCGAAGGCAGCAGCGAATGGGGCTGGCGGCCACTGCCCTACCAGCGCGGCGCGGCGCGCATCGCGCGCACCTTGCTGGATGAGGGTGTGTCACTGGAGGTGCTGCCGCTGGGCCTGCACTACCAGGCGCCGGACCGCTTCCGTTCACGCGTCGAGGCGCTGGTCGGCGTACCGGTGACCTTGCCTGCACGCGACGCCGATGAATCCGATCGCGACTGGGAACGGCGCATCCACCAGTCGATCGCCGCCGCGCTCGACGCGGTCTCGGTGAACTGTCCGAACCTGGAGGCCTTTGCGGCGGCGGAAGCCTGGGCGACGGTGCGGGCCGCAGCGGGCGAGTCCTACGCGCTGGCATTGATCGACGCCCAGCAACATCCGCAGGCGCCACCGCCACCACAACCTCGCACTCGTTCATGGCCCTGGGACTGGCTGGTGGTCGCTGCCTTCATACTGCTGGCGGCGCCGGTGCTGCTGGCCGGCCGGTTCGCGGGTGGCAAGGCGGATGCGCGCAATACGGTGAGCTTTTTCCGCATCGTGGGCGGATTGCTGGTGGCCGTGGTCTGGCTGCCCTGTCTGCTGCTGATGACCTGGTTCTGGCCGTGGCCGCTGCTGGCACTGTGGCTGCTGGCCGCACTCGGCTGGTGGCGCTGGCCGCGCGTGATGCATCGGGGGAATCCATGA
- the asnB gene encoding asparagine synthase B, with amino-acid sequence MCSIFGMFDLQPGDDLAALRRQALELSQRQRHRGPDWSGVFVDAGVILVHERLAIVDPASGAQPLRSRDGALALAVNGEIYNHRELRASSGYDFTTGSDCEVINALYREQGSDFVGRLNGIFAFALWDGAAQRYLIARDPIGVCPLYWGHDAQGRLCVASEMKALVGVCADVAPFPPGHVYDSASGELQRYYHRPWRDYATTRGHGVAAPALRQAFEQAVHRQLMTDVPYGVLLSGGLDSSLVAACAARFARERVEDDDLSEAWWPRLHSFAIGLEGSPDLAAAQVAADALGTVHHGFVYTFWEGLDALPEVIRHIETYDVTTIRAATPMYLLARRVKAMGVKMVLSGEGSDEIFGGYLYFHKAPSAEAFHEETVRKLDALHSYDCLRANKAMMAWGVEARVPFLDLEFIDVAMGLDAARKMAGHGKIEKHVLREAFDGALPKEILWRQKEQFSDGVGYGWIDGLKAHAEQAVSDREFAAAAARYPFNTPATKEAYFYRRIFEQHFPGEACAATVPGGKSIACSSPAALAWDPAFANAADPSGRAVRGVHAQALA; translated from the coding sequence ATGTGCTCGATTTTCGGAATGTTCGACCTGCAGCCGGGCGACGACCTGGCGGCGTTGCGCCGGCAGGCGCTGGAGTTGTCGCAGCGGCAGCGTCATCGCGGGCCGGACTGGAGTGGGGTGTTCGTCGATGCCGGGGTGATCCTGGTGCACGAGCGGCTGGCCATCGTCGACCCGGCCAGCGGCGCGCAGCCGCTGCGCTCGCGCGACGGCGCGCTGGCGCTGGCGGTGAACGGGGAGATCTACAACCACCGCGAGCTGCGGGCCAGCAGCGGCTATGACTTCACTACCGGCTCGGACTGCGAGGTGATCAACGCGCTGTACCGCGAGCAGGGCAGCGACTTTGTCGGCAGGCTCAACGGCATCTTCGCGTTTGCACTGTGGGACGGTGCTGCACAGCGCTACCTGATCGCGCGCGACCCGATCGGCGTCTGCCCGCTGTACTGGGGGCACGATGCACAGGGCCGCCTGTGCGTGGCGTCGGAGATGAAGGCGCTGGTCGGCGTGTGCGCGGACGTGGCGCCGTTTCCGCCCGGTCATGTGTACGACAGCGCCAGCGGCGAATTGCAGCGCTATTACCACAGGCCCTGGCGCGACTACGCCACCACGCGTGGCCATGGCGTGGCGGCGCCGGCCTTGCGCCAGGCCTTCGAGCAGGCCGTGCACCGCCAGCTGATGACCGACGTGCCCTACGGCGTGCTGCTGTCGGGCGGGCTGGATTCCTCGCTGGTCGCCGCCTGCGCCGCACGTTTCGCCCGCGAGCGGGTCGAGGACGACGACCTCAGTGAGGCATGGTGGCCGCGCCTGCATTCGTTCGCGATCGGGCTGGAAGGATCGCCGGACCTCGCCGCCGCGCAGGTCGCCGCCGATGCGCTGGGCACTGTGCACCACGGCTTCGTCTACACCTTCTGGGAGGGCCTGGATGCGCTGCCCGAGGTGATCCGCCACATCGAAACCTACGACGTCACCACCATCCGCGCGGCCACCCCGATGTATCTGCTGGCAAGGCGGGTCAAGGCGATGGGGGTGAAGATGGTGCTGTCGGGCGAGGGCTCGGACGAGATCTTCGGTGGCTACCTGTACTTCCATAAGGCGCCGTCGGCCGAGGCGTTCCACGAGGAGACTGTACGCAAGCTCGACGCGCTGCACAGCTACGACTGCCTGCGCGCGAACAAGGCGATGATGGCCTGGGGCGTGGAGGCGCGCGTGCCTTTCCTGGACCTGGAGTTCATCGACGTGGCGATGGGACTGGACGCTGCGCGCAAGATGGCCGGCCACGGCAAGATCGAGAAGCACGTGTTGCGTGAGGCGTTCGACGGCGCCTTGCCGAAGGAAATCCTGTGGCGGCAGAAAGAGCAGTTCAGCGACGGCGTGGGTTACGGCTGGATCGACGGGCTGAAGGCGCACGCGGAGCAGGCGGTCAGCGACCGCGAGTTCGCCGCGGCGGCGGCGCGCTATCCGTTCAACACGCCGGCGACCAAGGAGGCCTATTTTTACCGGCGCATCTTCGAGCAGCACTTCCCCGGTGAGGCCTGTGCCGCGACCGTGCCTGGCGGCAAGTCGATCGCCTGTTCCTCGCCGGCTGCGCTGGCGTGGGACCCGGCCTTCGCGAACGCGGCCGACCCGTCCGGACGCGCCGTGAGAGGCGTCCACGCCCAGGCGCTCGCCTGA
- the prfB gene encoding peptide chain release factor 2 (programmed frameshift) translates to MIETNPIHAQIADLRGRVESLRGYLDYATKSERLEEVTRELESPTVWDDPARAQELGRERARLHTIVHGIDTLTAGLNDAGDLLEMAIADGDDDTAQSVTDDLAKLESQVGKLEFQRMFSGKMDAMNAFVDIQAGAGGTEAQDWAEMLLRMYLRWCENRGWKTELMEVSGGDVAGIKSATFRVEGDYAYGWLKTEIGVHRLVRKSPFDSDNRRHTSFTSVFVSPEVDDDIEIDINPADLRTDVYRSSGAGGQHVNKTESAVRITHIPTNTVVACQTGRSQHQNRDTAMKMLAAKLYELEIQKRNAEKDALEATKSDIGWGSQIRNYVLDQSRIKDLRTGIERSDTQKVLDGDLDEFIEASLKSGLEAGAKRVDA, encoded by the exons ATGATCGAGACCAATCCCATCCATGCGCAGATCGCCGACCTTCGTGGCCGGGTCGAGTCGCTTCGGGGGTATCTT GACTACGCTACCAAGAGCGAACGTCTGGAAGAAGTAACCCGCGAGCTGGAGAGCCCCACCGTGTGGGACGACCCGGCACGCGCGCAGGAACTGGGCCGCGAGCGCGCCCGCCTGCATACCATCGTCCACGGCATCGACACGCTGACCGCCGGGCTGAATGACGCCGGCGACCTGCTGGAAATGGCGATCGCCGACGGCGACGACGACACCGCGCAATCGGTGACCGACGACCTGGCCAAGCTGGAATCGCAGGTCGGCAAGCTGGAGTTCCAGCGCATGTTCTCCGGCAAGATGGACGCGATGAACGCGTTCGTCGACATCCAGGCCGGCGCCGGCGGCACCGAGGCGCAGGACTGGGCCGAGATGCTGCTGCGCATGTACCTGCGCTGGTGCGAGAACCGCGGCTGGAAGACCGAATTGATGGAGGTCTCCGGCGGCGACGTGGCCGGCATCAAGTCCGCCACCTTCCGCGTGGAAGGCGACTACGCCTACGGCTGGCTGAAGACCGAGATCGGCGTGCACCGGCTGGTGCGCAAGAGCCCGTTCGATTCGGACAACCGCCGCCACACCAGCTTCACCTCGGTGTTCGTGTCGCCCGAAGTCGATGACGACATCGAGATCGACATCAACCCGGCCGACCTGCGCACCGATGTGTACCGTTCATCCGGCGCCGGTGGCCAGCACGTCAACAAGACCGAGTCGGCGGTGCGCATCACGCACATCCCGACCAATACCGTGGTGGCCTGCCAGACCGGCCGCAGCCAGCACCAGAACCGCGACACCGCGATGAAAATGCTGGCGGCAAAGCTCTACGAGCTCGAAATCCAGAAGCGCAATGCGGAGAAGGACGCGCTGGAAGCGACCAAGTCCGACATCGGCTGGGGCAGCCAGATCCGCAATTACGTGCTGGACCAGAGCCGCATCAAGGACCTGCGCACCGGCATCGAGCGTTCGGACACCCAGAAGGTGCTGGACGGCGATCTCGACGAGTTCATCGAGGCGAGCCTGAAATCCGGCCTCGAGGCCGGTGCCAAGCGCGTCGATGCGTAA